A section of the Labrus bergylta chromosome 21, fLabBer1.1, whole genome shotgun sequence genome encodes:
- the rbp3 gene encoding retinol-binding protein 3 produces MAKAVFLVASLLLLGNAIFIHAAFPPNVIVDMAKIVMDNYCSPEKLAGMKEAIEAAGSNTEVLNIPDGESLANVLSAGFQLTISDPRLMVSYEPNYIPAVHPQMPPLPPEQLIAVLQTSIKLDILEGNIGYLRIDNILGEEVAEKVGPLLLDLVWNKILPTSALIFDLRYTGSGDISGIPYIVSYFTEAEPQIHIDSVYDRPSDTTTKLLSMTTLLGERYGVIKPLIILTSKNTKGIAEDVAYCLQNLKRATIVGEKTAGGSVKVEKFKVGDTDFYVTIPTAKSINPITGSSWEVSGVTPEVEVNAEDALATAIKIVNLRASVPAIIEGSATLIVDNYAFEDVGAEVAEKLKGLLANGEYSMVLSKAALEAKLSADLKTLSGDKSLKTTSNIPALPPVDYSPEMYIELIKVSFQTDVFENNIGYLRFDMFGDFEEVKAIAQIIVEHVWNKVVNTDAMIIDLRNNVGGPTTAISGFCSYFFDADKQIVLDKLYDRPSGSTTELLSLPELTGTRYGSKKSLIILTSGVTAGAAEEFVYILKKLGRAMIVGETTAGSSHPPLTFSVGETGVFLSIPTIHSDTSTGPAWEGVGITPHIPVAADAALGTAKAIFNKHFAGQK; encoded by the exons ATGGCAAAGGCTGTGTTTTTGGTAGCATCTTTGTTATTGTTGGGAAATGCCATCTTTATCCATGCTGCATTTCCCCCCAACGTCATCGTCGATATGGCTAAGATTGTCATGGACAATTACTGCTCACCAGAGAAGCTGGCGGGCATGAAGGAGGCAATTGAAGCAGCTGGCAGCAACACAGAGGTTCTCAACATCCCAGATGGTGAATCCTTGGCTAATGTCCTCAGTGCTGGATTTCAGCTAACAATCAGTGACCCACGCTTGATGGTCTCCTATGAGCCGAACTACATCCCAGCTGTGCACCCTCAGATGCCTCCTTTGCCCCCTGAGCAGCTCATTGCCGTCCTCCAGACCTCAATCAAGCTTGACATCCTGGAGGGGAATATCGGCTACTTAAGAATCGATAATATTCTTGGAGAGGAGGTGGCTGAAAAGGTTGGCCCTTTGCTCCTAGACCTGGTATGGAATAAAATCTTGCCAACCTCAGCTCTTATTTTTGACTTGCGCTACACTGGCAGTGGGGACATCTCAGGGATCCCCTATATTGTGTCTTACTTTACCGAAGCCGAGCCTCAGATTCACATTGACAGCGTGTATGACCGTCCCTCAGACACCACCACTAAGCTGCTTTCTATGACCACACTGCTGGGGGAGAGATATGGTGTCATCAAACCCCTCATTATACTCACCAGCAAAAACACCAAAGGCATTGCTGAGGACGTCGCCTACTGCCTTCAGAATCTGAAGAGGGCCACCATTGTGGGTGAGAAGACCGCCGGGGGCTCTGTGAAAGTAGAGAAATTCAAAGTAGGCGACACTGACTTCTACGTTACCATTCCAACCGCAAAGTCCATCAATCCCATCACTGGCTCCAGCTGGGAGGTTTCAGGTGTGACTCCGGAAGTGGAGGTCAATGCTGAGGATGCCCTTGCAACTGCCATTAAAATCGTCAACCTCCGTGCCAGTGTTCCAGCAATCATCGAGGGATCGGCAACCCTGATTGTTGACAACTACGCCTTTGAAGATGTCGGGGCTGAAGTGGCAGAAAAATTGAAAGGGCTCCTTGCAAACGGCGAGTACAGCATGGTTCTCTCCAAGGCCGCTCTGGAGGCCAAGCTGTCTGCTGACCTGAAGACCCTGTCTGGGGACAAGAGCCTGAAGACTACCAGCAACATCCCAGCCCTGCCCCCCGTG GATTATTCTCCAGAGATGTACATTGAGTTGATCAAAGTCTCGTTTCAAACTGACGTTTTTGAAAACAACATTGGCTACCTGCGTTTCGACATGTTCGGAGACTTTGAGGAGGTCAAGGCCATCGCCCAGATTATTGTTGAGCATGTCTGGAACAAAGTGGTCAACACTGATGCCATGATCATTGACCTCAG GAACAATGTTGGAGGTCCCACTACAGCCATCTCAGGGTTCTGCTCTTACTTCTTTGATGCTGACAAGCAGATTGTGCTTGACAAGCTGTACGACAGACCATCCGGCAGCACAACAGAGCTCCTGAGTCTGCCTGAGCTCACtg gcACAAGGTACGGCTCAAAGAAGAGCCTGATCATCCTGACCAGTGGAGTGactgctggagctgcagaagagtttgtttacattctgaagaagctcggcCGTGCAATGATTGTTGGAGAGACCACCGCCGGGTCCTCCCACCCACCCCTGACCTTTAGTGTTGGCGAGACCGGCGTCTTCCTCAGCATCCCCACAATCCACTCCGACACTTCGACCGGGCCAGCATGGGAGGGAGTTGGAATCACACCGCACATACCCGTGGCAGCTGACGCTGCTCTCGGCACAGCCAAGGCCATTTTCAACAAGCACTTTGCAGGCCAGAAGTAA
- the LOC109992277 gene encoding retinol-binding protein 3 — MIQSAPPLLLLLLLCPVSSTFQPALVLELAKILLDNYCFPENLVGMHEAIQQAINSGEILRISDRKTLAAVLTVGVQGALNDQRLVVSYEPNFMPPMLPSLPKEQLSRLIRNSVKLDTLDNNVGYLRMDWIIGKETTAKLGSRLRDNIWDRVAETSSLIFDLRYCTAGESSGVPIIISFFSDPEILIHIDTVYDRPSNTTRELWTMPSVMGKRYGRKKDVILLTSKRTIGAAEAVAYALKNLKRAIVVGERTAGGSVSVQKIRIAQTEFYITVPVARSISPITGQSWEVRGVSPTVKVNAKEAVVKAKSLLAIRKAIPKVVQNISDVIGRFYAFTDRVPSLQQRLQLTDLFSVVSKEDLAARLNEELQMVCEDPRLNIKYNQDDAPIEEEDPELYNGLSHVALLTELVDTTFKVEILSHNTGYLCFDKFVKSSSSGELEELMAKKVWEPLKDTNNLIIDLRFNTGGSSTSLSLILSYLQDRSKKHHFFTIYDRIQNISTEYDSLPLITGPTYGSTRGVYVLTSYHTAGVGEEFAYLIQSLHRGTVVGEITSGNLMHSKTFPIDGTDIAITIPFINFLDNNGECWLGGGVVPDAIVLAEEAVANVYEIADFHQGLRFLLERTGEMFEKYYAIHEVALTVGKELLSKWDEGLYWSVVDFESLASQLSVDIQETSGDHRIHVFHCNVEPEVPHNVPKIPTAEEVGYMIDALLKLDLLPGNVGFLRFDMMADVEVVKAIGPQLIKLVWSKIVNTDALIIDMRYNTGGYSTAIPLLCTYFFDVEPLQHIYTVFDRTTNTMTEVMTLPQVMGQRYPPSKDVYILTSHMTGSAAEVFMQAMKELNRATIIGEPTIGGSLSSGTYQIGDSVLYASIPNQVVLSAITGKMWSTSGVEPHVIVQAKDALPAAQRMIAARLQSREQRK; from the coding sequence ATGATACAGTCCGCACCTCCCCTGCTATTGCTGCTCCTTCTATGTCCTGTGAGCTCAACTTTCCAGCCTGCCCTGGTGTTAGAATTGGCAAAGATTCTACTGGATAACTATTGCTTTCCTGAAAACCTGGTTGGGATGCACGAGGCCATTCAACAAGCCATAAACAGCGGAGAAATCCTGAGGatttcagacaggaagactctAGCCGCTGTGCTTACAGTTGGAGTACAAGGGGCACTGAACGATCAAAGGTTGGTTGTCTCATACGAGCCAAATTTCATGCCACCAATGCTACCATCTCTACCAAAAGAACAGCTGTCCCGGCTGATAAGAAACTCTGTCAAGCTGGACACTCTTGACAACAATGTTGGATATTTGCGGATGGATTGGATCATTGGAAAagagacaacagcaaagcttgGCTCTCGGCTGAGGGACAACATCTGGGACAGAGTTGCTGAAACATCCTCATTGATCTTCGACCTCAGGTATTGCACAGCTGGAGAATCGTCTGGGGTTCCCATTATAATCTCCTTTTTCTCAGACCCTGAGATCCTCATTCATATTGACACTGTGTATGACAGGCCCTCAAATACCACCAGGGAACTATGGACAATGCCATCAGTAATGGGTAAAAGGTATGGAAGGAAGAAAGATGTAATCCTTTTGACCAGTAAACGCACAATCGGTGCTGCTGAGGCAGTGGCATATGCGTTAAAAAATCTCAAGAGGGCCATTGTTGTCGGGGAGAGGACTGCTGGGGGGTCAGTAAGTGTCCAAAAGATAAGAATCGCTCAGACAGAGTTCTACATAACAGTTCCTGTGGCCAGATCAATAAGTCCAATCACAGGCCAGAGCTGGGAAGTTCGTGGAGTTTCCCCAACTGTCAAAGTCAACGCCAAGGAAGCTGTGGTAAAAGCAAAGTCCCTTCTAGCTATAAGGAAAGCCATTCCAAAAGTTGTGCAGAATATCTCAGACGTAATCGGGAGGTTCTACGCTTTCACTGATAGGGTTCCGAGTCTTCAGCAACGTCTTCAATTAACAGACTTATTTTCTGTGGTATCCAAAGAGGACCTAGCTGCCCGACTCAACGAGGAGCTCCAGATGGTGTGTGAAGATCCAAGACTCAACATCAAATATAACCAAGACGATGCTCCTATAGAAGAAGAGGACCCTGAACTCTACAATGGACTCAGTCATGTAGCGTTATTGACAGAGCTGGTAGACACAACATTCAAAGTGGAAATTCTCTCACATAACACTGGCTATCTTTGCTTTGACAAGTTTGTCAAGTCGTCTTCTTCGGGTGAACTAGAAGAGCTCATGGCTAAAAAGGTATGGGAACCCCTCAAGGACACTAACAATCTGATTATTGACCTTCGCTTTAACACAGGTGGGTCCTCAACCTCTCTGTCACTAATACTGTCCTACTTGCAAGACAGATCTAAGAAACATCACTTTTTCACGATATATGACAGAATTCAGAACATATCCACAGAATATGACTCTTTGCCTCTAATAACAGGCCCAACCTATGGCTCCACACGTGGGGTTTATGTTTTGACCAGCTACCACACAGCAGGTGTTGGCGAAGAGTTTGCCTACCTGATACAGTCCCTACATCGTGGCACAGTTGTTGGGGAAATTACATCTGGTAACCTGATGCACTCAAAGACATTCCCAATAGATGGCACAGATATAGCCATCACTATCCCTTTCATTAACTTTTTAGACAACAATGGTGAATGTTGGCTTGGAGGTGGTGTTGTCCCAGATGCCATTGTGCTAGCTGAGGAAGCTGTGGCCAATGTTTATGAGATTGCTGATTTTCACCAAGGACTCAGGTTCCTCCTAGAGAGAACTggagaaatgtttgaaaaatattATGCAATCCATGAGGTTGCACTTACTGTCGGCAAAGAACTGTTGAGCAAATGGGATGAGGGATTATACTGGTCTGTGGTCGACTTTGAATCTTTGGCCTCTCAGTTGTCGGTCGACATCCAAGAGACTTCAGGTGATCACCGCATTCATGTTTTTCACTGCAATGTCGAGCCCGAGGTGCCTCATAATGTCCCAAAGATTCCTACTGCTGAAGAAGTGGGTTACATGATTGATGCTTTGTTAAAACTTGATCTCCTACCAGGTAATGTTGGCTTTCTAAGGTTTGACATGATGGCAGATGTAGAGGTGGTGAAAGCCATCGGGCCTCAGCTGATAAAATTAGTTTGGAGTAAGATAGTAAACACAGACGCCCTCATTATTGACATGAGGTACAACACTGGTGGATATTCAACAGCAATTCCTCTCTTGTGCAcctatttctttgatgttgaacCTTTGCAGCATATTTACACAGTCTTCGACCGTACCACAAACACCATGACAGAGGTAATGACATTGCCTCAAGTGATGGGCCAAAGGTATCCACCGTCCAAGGACGTCTACATTCTCACCAGTCATATGACAGGGTCAGCAGCAGAAGTGTTCATGCAAGCAATGAAGGAGCTTAATAGGGCCACAATCATTGGGGAGCCAACGATTGGAGGGTCTTTATCAAGTGGAACCTATCAGATCGGAGACAGCGTCCTATACGCTTCCATCCCTAATCAGGTTGTGCTAAGTGCGATTACTGGTAAAATGTGGAGTACTTCAGGGGTTGAGCCTCATGTCATTGTCCAAGCCAAAGACGCCCTTCCTGCAGCTCAAAGAATGATAGCAGCAAGACtgcagagcagagagcagagaaagtAG